In Leishmania major strain Friedlin complete genome, chromosome 34, the following proteins share a genomic window:
- a CDS encoding metallo-peptidase, Clan MA(E), Family M41 yields MLPKRSPTDAVQRAYTMSPQERVLIAQIAARARLQRTWRHLGILSVLLSALIGYRWYTAQARLDADVSNYKAVVVDVPGHTAVYVDDNGKFIGVRNFIDFATFEKTCDPEKDVLIQFSSYYPWIPMLLLCLLPVLAVVNAGFNGSARMITMAAQAEKSRFTFKREMSVSTRLKDVAGLTEAKHEVVEVIDFLKHPERYQTLGAKLPKGVLLDGPPGVGKTLLAKAVAGEAMVPFVSCSGSEFEEVYVGVGAQRVRELFREAHNCKPCVVFIDEIDAFGRKRRSDGNGSSRGTLNAFLAALDGFKDASGIMVLAATNRADILDNALTRSGRFDRKISLEKPSYKDRVAIALVHLQPLHLDPSSSLQNYAEMVAALTPGCSGADIFNVCNEAAIQAAREDKEYVGAPHFHLAVERVLVGLEKSAVKYTPHEKERLAYHEAGIVVLNWFQSDTDPVIKSTILPRGRHRTGVTQKLPQNIYISTQERLLQRIVGRLGGYVSEEHFFSDVSTSAAEDLQMATSMARDMVCVYGMDPVHIGHMGFELDRDDTLQKPFGPEKENAVDIAVETIVQSCLKRARALMLEHLNHTCIIAGLLLKQETLNAHEMWFALGDRPVMTKEFRTYLES; encoded by the coding sequence ATGCTGCCGAAGCGCAGCCCGACTgatgcggtgcagcgcgcctATACAATGTCGCCGCAGGAGCGCGTTCTGATTGCGCAGATCGCGGCACGggcacggctgcagcggacgTGGCGCCACCTTGGCATCCTCTCCGTGTTGCTCTCCGCACTTATTGGCTACCGGTGGTAcacggcgcaggcgcggctTGACGCTGACGTGTCGAACTACAAGGCGGTTGTCGTGGACGTGCCCGGCCACACCGCCGTCTACGTGGACGACAACGGCAAGTTCATCGGCGTGCGCAACTTCATCGACTTTGCCACGTTCGAGAAGACCTGCGACCCGGAAAAGGATGTGCTGATCCAGTTTAGCTCCTACTACCCATGGATCccgatgctgctgctatGTCTACTGCCGGTGCTGGCTGTTGTGAACGCCGGCTTCAACGGGTCGGCGCGCATGATcacgatggcggcgcaggcggagAAGAGTCGGTTTACGTTCAAGCGAGAGATGTCGGTAAGTACGCGGCTGAAGGACGTCGCGGGGCTGACGGAGGCAAAGCAtgaggtggtggaggtgatTGACTTCCTTAAGCACCCGGAGCGTTACCAGACGCTTGGTGCGAAGCTGCCCAAGGGCGTGCTGCTCGACGGCCCGCCTGGTGTCGgcaagacgctgctggccaAGGCGGTGGCTGGTGAGGCCATGGTGCCGTTTGTCAGCTGCTCGGGCAGCGAGTTCGAGGAGGTGtacgtcggcgtcggcgcgcagcgcgtgcgtgagctGTTTCGTGAGGCGCATAACTGCAAGCCGTGTGTCGTGTTCATAGACGAGATCGACGCGTTTGGCCGCAAGCGCCGATCAGATGGCAACGGCAGCTCGCGAGGCACCTTGAACGCCTTCCTCGCGGCGCTTGACGGGTTCAAGGATGCGTCTGGCATCATGGTGCTGGCGGCCACGAACCGCGCCGACATCCTAGACAACGCGCTGACTCGCTCCGGCCGCTTCGATCGCAAGATCTCGCTTGAGAAGCCGTCCTACAAGGATCGTGTGGCGATTGCCCTGGTGCatctgcagccgctccaccttGACCCGTCGTCCTCGCTGCAGAACTACGCCGAGATGGTAGCGGCGCTGACACCTGGCTGCAGCGGGGCAGACATCTTCAACGTGTGCAACGAGGCGGCTATCCAGGCGGCGCGTGAGGACAAGGAGTATGTCGGGGCGCCGCACTTCCACCTGGCTGTCGAGCGGGTGCTCGTCGGTCTTGAAAAGAGCGCTGTCAAGTACACACCACACGAGAAAGAGCGACTGGCGTACCACGAGGCGGGGATCGTGGTGCTGAACTGGTTCCAGAGCGACACGGATCCGGTCATCAAGTCCACTATCCTGccgcgcggccgccaccgcacgGGCGTGACGCAGAAGCTGCCGCAGAACATCTACATTTCGACGCAGGagcgactgctgcagcgtaTTGTGGGCCGGCTGGGCGGCTACGTGTCAGAGGAGCACTTCTTCAGCGATGTGTCAACGAGTGCGGCCGAAGATTTACAGATGGCGACGAGCATGGCACGCGACatggtgtgcgtgtatggCATGGACCCGGTGCACATTGGGCACATGGGGTTCGAGCTCGACCGCGACGACACGCTGCAGAAACCGTTTGGCCCCGAGAAAGAGAACGCGGTCGACATTGCCGTGGAGACGATTGTGCAGTCGTGCCTAAAGCGGGCGCGAGCTCTGATGCTGGAGCACCTGAATCACACCTGCATCATTgctgggctgctgctgaagcaggaGACGCTGAACGCACATGAAATGTGGTTCGCACTGGGCGACCGCCCTGTCATGACGAAGGAGTTCCGGACCTACCTGGAAAGCTAA